One window of the Pyrus communis chromosome 17, drPyrComm1.1, whole genome shotgun sequence genome contains the following:
- the LOC137723084 gene encoding uncharacterized protein yields the protein MPVRVAEASAPSQLSGSNGGQTAPPACTLLSVGQAFSGTQNVCSMQKDEAWRVNVRIQGCDLEHGYLCGTMEALNVPMADTPVVTFWEGEIVDTKNYTFFTGKWEATPDDDIRHWTKFPSFSALLGQVEVDGGKSLDLSNYPYIFMRWKEQYFVNVGTDCGLTIAGFYYVCFSCSDGSINGFYYDPNSSPFQKLELKSTNEGRSGFSFSSYELR from the exons ATGCCGGTGAGAGTGGCGGAAGCCTCCGCGCCTTCTCAACTCTCAG GTTCAAATGGTGGACAGACAGCTCCTCCAGCCTGCACACTTTTAAGCGTTGGACAG GCCTTCTCCGGTACGCAGAATGTTTGTAGTATGCAGAAAGATGAAGCGTGGAGAGTGAATGTTCGGATACAGGGGTGTGACCTTGAACATGGTTATCTATGTGGAACCATGGAAGCTCTTAATGTTCCTATGGCAGACACACCG GTAGTTACCTTTTGGGAAGGAGAGATTGTTGACACCAAGAATTATACTTTCTTCACTGGAAAATGGGAGGCAAC GCCAGACGATGATATAAGGCACTGGACcaagtttccttctttttctgcTCTGCTG GGCCAAGTGGAAGTTGATGGTGGCAAATCATTAGATCTGAGTAATTATCCGTACATATTCATG AGATGGAAAGAGCAATATTTTGTGAATGTTGGCACAGACTGTGGCCTAACAATAGCTGGCTTTTACTATGTCTGTTTCTCTTGTAGTGATGGCTCCATCAATGGCTTCTATTATGATCCTAACAGCAG CCCTTTTCAGAAGCTTGAGCTGAAATCTACCAACGAGGGACGATCAGGTTTCAGCTTTTCATCATATGAACTGCGATAG
- the LOC137723650 gene encoding L-type lectin-domain containing receptor kinase IV.1-like: MFMLFKFVILILTSVAAAEDFNFTYHGFRSANLSLEGVAEVTSDGILRVTNDTVQSIGHAFYPNPVTFKNSSDGPVLSFSSTFTFAMRYKVRQGHGIVFVIAPTRGLPGASPVGFFGLFNWTNDGSPTNHVFAVELDTFENPEFNDINDNHVGIDINGVVSVVSAPAGYYAGERLITSGQPVQVWVDYDGTKKQINVSLALVSNGKPYNPLLSLIRDLSPILHRTMYVGFSASTGNLTAINYVLGWSFKINGHAEELGLSQLPKMPRLGPKKIPKLLTIGLPVILVSSALLAFVFWVYYAIRRKKKFAELLEDWELEYGPQRFKYRELYIATKGFREKELLGKGGFGKVYRGISPTSGTMIAVKRVSHESRQGMKEFVAEIVSNGHLRHRNLVPLLGYCRRKGELLLVYEYMPNGSLDKYLFDRPVVTLDWSQRFRVIRGVALGLLYLHEEWDQVVVHRDVKAGNILLDGEWNGRLGDFGLARLYDHGSDPQTTHIAGTFGYLAPEYTRSCRATTSSDVFAFGVCLLEVACGRRPIENHGSENVILVDWVFSCWEGRNILEAKDPKLGNDCVAEEVELVLKLGLFCCQSEPSMRPRMRQVVQHLEDNVPLPAEFSLLGLSSRGLGFSQNEGFDEYTMAPGSSVSSYVPDSSFLSRGR, encoded by the coding sequence ATGTTCATGTTGTTCAAGTTTGTAATACTCATTCTGACAAGCGTAGCAGCAGCTGAAGATTTCAATTTCACCTACCATGGCTTCCGATCTGCAAATCTTAGCCTAGAAGGCGTAGCAGAAGTGACATCCGATGGTATTCTGAGGGTTACAAATGATACTGTTCAGAGCATTGGTCATGCCTTCTATCCCAACCCAGTAACTTTCAAGAACTCATCTGATGGACCAGTTTTATCTTTCTCTTCCACATTCACCTTTGCTATGAGATATAAAGTTCGCCAAGGCCACGGAATCGTCTTTGTCATTGCTCCAACAAGAGGGCTCCCTGGAGCTTCTCCAGTTGGCTTCTTTGGCCTTTTCAACTGGACGAATGATGGCAGTCCAACGAATCATGTTTTTGCTGTAGAGCTCGACACTTTTGAGAACCCAGAATTCAATGACATCAATGACAACCACGTCGGGATTGATATTAATGGTGTAGTCTCTGTGGTATCTGCCCCAGCCGGATATTATGCTGGAGAAAGATTGATCACGAGTGGCCAGCCTGTGCAAGTTTGGGTGGACTATGATGGTACCAAGAAGCAAATCAATGTCTCTTTGGCACTGGTTAGTAATGGTAAGCCCTATAATCCACTTTTGTCTTTGATCCGTGACCTTTCCCCAATCCTTCACAGAACCATGTACGTGGGTTTCTCCGCATCCACTGGTAATCTAACAGCAATTAATTATGTTTTGGGCTGGAGCTTTAAGATAAACGGTCATGCTGAAGAACTTGGTCTCTCACAACTTCCTAAGATGCCTCGTTTAGGACCTAAAAAAATACCTAAACTTTTGACCATTGGTCTGCCTGTGATATTAGTGAGTTCCGCTTTGCTAGCATTTGTTTTTTGGGTATACTATGccataagaagaaagaagaagtttGCAGAACTGCTTGAAGACTGGGAGCTTGAGTATGGGCCTCAGAGGTTTAAATATAGAGAGTTATATATTGCCACAAAAGGGTTTCGGGAGAAGGAGCTTTTGGGCAAGGGTGGATTTGGTAAGGTTTACAGAGGTATATCGCCGACCTCGGGAACTATGATTGCTGTGAAGAGGGTCTCGCACGAATCAAGGCAGGGGATGAAGGagtttgtggcagaaattgtcAGCAATGGACATCTTCGTCACCGGAATTTAGTCCCCTTGTTGGGCTATTGCAGAAGAAAAGGGGAGCTACTGTTGGTCTATGAGTACATGCCTAATGGAAGTCTGGACAAGTACCTCTTTGACCGACCGGTAGTCACTCTCGATTGGAGCCAGAGATTTAGAGTCATAAGAGGTGTAGCATTAGGGCTGCTTTATCTGCACGAAGAATGGGATCAGGTTGTGGTTCACAGAGATGTCAAGGCCGGTAATATTTTACTAGATGGGGAATGGAATGGAAGGTTAGGAGATTTTGGGCTTGCAAGATTATATGACCATGGCTCAGACCCTCAAACTACTCATATAGCTGGAACATTTGGGTATCTAGCTCCAGAGTATACAAGATCATGTCGGGCGACAACGAGTAGTGATGTGTTTGCTTTCGGTGTATGTTTGCTGGAAGTTGCCTGTGGAAGAAGGCCAATAGAAAATCACGGCTCCGAGAATGTGATTTTGGTTGATTGGGTGTTTTCTTGTTGGGAAGGACGTAATATTCTTGAGGCGAAAGATCCAAAATTAGGTAATGATTGTGTAGCAGAGGAGGTGGAGTTGGTGTTGAAGCTTGGGCTGTTTTGCTGCCAATCAGAGCCTTCGATGAGGCCAAGGATGCGCCAAGTTGTGCAGCATTTGGAGGATAATGTTCCTTTGCCTGCAGAGTTTTCACTTCTTGGTCTCTCCTCACGTGGCTTAGGCTTTTCTCAGAATGAAGGTTTTGATGAATATACAATGGCCCCAGGGTCTTCAGTGTCATCGTATGTTCCAGATTCATCATTCCTCTCCCGCGGTCGCTAA
- the LOC137723806 gene encoding L-type lectin-domain containing receptor kinase IV.1-like: MAVVLMCFKLVILFVLVSLAVAEDLSFTYHGFRSANLSLDGIAEVTSNGLLKLTNETAFKMGHAFYPNPVTFKNSSGGTVFSFSVIFVFAMRYPDLRDHGIAFIITPTRGLRGASPSQYLGLFNRTNDGSPTNHVFAVELDTFKNTEFKDINDNHVGIDINGMVSEVSAPAGYYVGERVITNGQPVQVWVDYDGSKKQINVSMSPVSNGKPYIPLLSLTRDLSPILNEIMYIGFSASTSKLTACAYVLGWSFKLNGQAEEIVLSKLPKLPPLGPKKRSKHLTIALPVITGSSVLLALLYGVHFAIRRKKFAELLEDWELEYGPQRFKYKELYIATKGFREKELLGKGGFGKVYKGILPNSKAEIAVKRESHESRQGMKEFVAEIVSNGRLHHRNLVPLLGYCRREGELLLVYEYMPNGSLDKYLYGQPTVTLNWSQRFRVIKGVASGLLYLHEEWDQVVIHRDVKASNVLLDGEWNGKLGDFGLARLHDHGADPQTTHIAGTFGYLAPEHTRSGRATTSTDVFSFGVFLLEVACGRKPIETHDSEVVILADWVFCCWKRSNILEAKDPNLGTEFVAEEVELVLKLGLLCSQSEPAARPSMRQVVQYLEGDHILLPELSPLGVSASGLSFAHKESFDEFATGTGLSHSYASESSRLSGGR; the protein is encoded by the coding sequence ATGGCAGTAGTACTAATGTGTTTCAAGCTTGTAATATTATTTGTACTAGTTAGCCTAGCAGTTGCTGAAGATCTCAGTTTCACCTACCATGGTTTCCGGTCTGCGAATCTTAGCCTAGACGGCATAGCAGAAGTGACATCCAATGGCCTTTTGAAGCTTACAAATGAGACCGCCTTCAAGATGGGTCATGCCTTCTATCCCAACCCAGTAACTTTCAAGAACTCATCTGGTGGCACAGTTTTCTCCTTCTCTGTCATCTTCGTCTTTGCTATGAGATATCCTGATCTCCGTGACCATGGAATAGCCTTTATCATTACTCCGACCAGAGGGCTGCGCGGAGCTTCTCCAAGCCAGTACCTAGGCCTTTTCAACAGGACAAACGATGGCAGTCCTACCAATCATGTTTTTGCTGTAGAGCTTGACACTTTCAAGAACACAGAGTTCAAAGACATCAATGACAACCATGTCGGGATTGATATTAATGGTATGGTTTCTGAGGTATCTGCTCCAGCAGGATATTATGTTGGTGAAAGAGTGATTACGAATGGCCAACCCGTGCAAGTATGGGTGGACTATGATGGTAGCAAGAAGCAAATAAATGTCTCTATGTCTCCAGTTAGTAATGGTAAGCCCTACATTCCACTTTTGTCTTTGACGCGTGACCTTTCCCCAATCCTTAACGAAATCATGTACATTGGCTTCTCCGCGTCCACTAGCAAGCTTACTGCATGTGCGTATGTTTTGGGGTGGAGCTTCAAGTTGAATGGCCAGGCTGAAGAAATTGTTCTCTCAAAGCTTCCCAAGCTGCCTCCGTTAGGACCAAAAAAAAGATCTAAACATTTGACCATTGCTCTGCCTGTAATAACTGGGAGTTCGGTTTTGTTAGCACTTCTTTATGGTGTACACTTTGccataagaagaaagaagtttGCGGAACTGCTTGAAGACTGGGAGCTTGAGTACGGACCTCAAaggtttaaatacaaagagttATATATTGCCACAAAAGGGTTTAGGGAGAAGGAGCTTTTGGGGAAGGGTGGATTTGGTAAGGTCTATAAAGGCATATTACCCAACTCAAAAGCTGAGATTGCTGTGAAGAGGGAGTCACACGAGTCAAGGCAGGGGATGAAGGAGTTCGTGGCAGAAATTGTTAGCAATGGAAGACTTCATCACCGAAACCTAGTTCCTTTGTTGGGCTACTGCAGAAGAGAAGGAGAGCTACTGTTGGTGTATGAGTACATGCCTAATGGAAGCCTCGACAAGTACCTCTATGGCCAACCGACGGTCACTCTCAATTGGAGCCAGAGATTTAGGGTCATCAAAGGCGTAGCATCAGGGTTGCTTTATCTCCATGAAGAATGGGATCAGGTTGTGATTCACAGAGATGTGAAGGCCAGTAATGTATTACTTGATGGAGAATGGAACGGAAAGCTAGGAGATTTTGGGCTTGCAAGACTACATGACCATGGCGCAGACCCTCAAACTACTCATATAGCTGGAACATTTGGGTATCTAGCTCCTGAGCACACAAGATCAGGCCGGGCCACAACGAGCACTGATGTGTTTTCTTTTGGGGTATTTTTGCTTGAAGTTGCCTGTGGAAGGAAGCCAATCGAGACACATGATTCAGAGGTTGTCATTTTAGCTGACTGGGTGTTTTGTTGTTGGAAAAGAAGTAACATTCTTGAGGCAAAAGATCCAAACTTGGGAACCGAATTTGTAGCAGAGGAGGTGGAGTTGGTATTGAAGCTCGGGCTGTTATGCTCTCAGTCAGAGCCTGCAGCTAGGCCAAGCATGCGCCAAGTTGTGCAGTATTTGGAGGGAGACCATATTCTTTTGCCGGAGCTGTCACCCCTTGGTGTTTCTGCCAGCGGCTTATCGTTTGCTCACAAAGAAAGTTTTGATGAATTTGCAACGGGCACGGGGTTGTCGCATTCATATGCTTCTGAGTCATCACGCCTCTCAGGTGGCCGCTGA